Proteins from a genomic interval of Sander vitreus isolate 19-12246 chromosome 6, sanVit1, whole genome shotgun sequence:
- the LOC144519587 gene encoding cortexin domain containing 2-like, with protein sequence MDPPVLPVSRLDVDVDLGFAFFFFFLLCFFLLVTIVRCAQMVLDPYSNISVTTYQDEQEE encoded by the coding sequence ATGGACCCTCCAGTCCTCCCCGTGTCCAGGTTGGATGTGGATGTGGACCTTGGTTttgccttcttcttcttcttcctgctCTGCTTCTTCTTGTTGGTGACCATAGTCCGCTGCGCTCAGATGGTGCTGGACCCTTACAGTAATATCTCTGTCACGACATACCAGGATGAGCAAGAAGAGTGA